The genomic window GCTGTTAAAACAGACAATGATTTCAGTGTTTTCATATGCGTATCTTTTTATTTAAGTAAACGGGGAAAAGGTTCATCTATAATACCGGCAGGACGCTGGTTCCGGCCTTCATATCCCCAATCTCCCATATCACTACGAACCTGTTCGATCCATTGATTCATCTTCGTCACTACTTCGGGATGTTTATCGATGACATTGGTTGTTTCCGACAAATCATTCGCCAAATTATATAAACGAGCTTCACCGACTTCCGTATCCGGGAAGTGAGGGCCTTTGATACGTTCCTTCAAAGGTAAATGATACTTCCAGTTTCCCCAACGTACCGCCTGTAATTGTTGTTTCTGGTAATAATAGAAAGTCTCCGTGGGCGATGCCATCGATTCTCCCTCCAAGATTCCAGACACATTATGCCCATCTATCACCCGGTCGGAAGGAACCGCATAACTGCAATAATGCGCCAATGTCGGTAAGAAATCCATCGAAGTCACCAGATTATCAGTCTCCTGTCCCGCCGGTATTTTAGCGGGCCATCTCATTATACAAGGCACCCTGAACCCACCTTCATACGTCGTACCCTTTTGGCCTCTCAACGGACGGTTCGTACCACCGAAGTGTTCATCCGCACCATTATCGGAAGTAAAGATAATCAAGGTATTTTGATCCAATCCTTCCTCCTTTAAAGTCTCAAGCAAGACTCCCATCGACCAATCCAATTCCTCGGTCGCATCTCCATAGAGTCCGTTCTGAGACTTTCCCTTGAAAGCGGGAGAAGCCGCTAACGGATTATGAGTCATATTATGGCACAAGTAAATAAAGAACGGAGATTCCTTATGAGACTTTATAAACTCCACAGTCTTATTGGTATAACGAATCGTCAAGGAATCATGACCGACAGGAGCCACTATTACCTCCTCCTGTTCCATCAAGGGTAACGGACAATACGGACGATCCATATCGTTACTATAAGGAATACCATAATAGTAGTCGAAACCCTGCCGGGTAGGAAGAAATGGCAATTGATCCCCTAGATGCCATTTCCCGATACAAGCCGTCGCATATCCCTGCTCCTTCATCAACTCGGCGATCGTTATCTCACCGGGATTCAAGCCTTTATGCGAAGCTGGAAATAGCACTTGCCTCCCTTTGGACATCAAAGGTGTAGGGTCCGCATTTACATGCATGGAGACTCGCCTTGGATAACACCCTGTCAATAAAGCCGATCTGGAAGGTGTGCTCACGCTCGAACCCACATAAAAATCGGTCAGTCGTATTCCCTCTTTAGCCATCTGGTCGATATGGGGAGTACGATGCTTCGTACTCCCGTAACAACCTAAATCCCCATATCCGAAATCATCGATAAATACGATGATCACATTTGGCCTTTCCGCCGCTTGAGTAGCCACGGCCGCTCCTGAAAAGGCTAATACCGATATTATGTTAGATATAAGTTTCATTTCATTTTTCTTTTAGTTGCACATTACCAACCCGGATTCTGATCCAAATTCGGATTCAAAGAACGCTCGCTATCAGGAATCGGTAATAAATCGTAATATTCCAAATAGCCATTTGGGAACTTCGTCTCGATCACGCTACCCTCATGATCCTTAATAATCATAGGGTAAAGTTCCTTACCGATTTTCCAACGTTTTACATCTGACCAATAACGTCCTTCTAATGCTAACTCAATCCGTCTCTCATGTCTCACTTTCTCACGAGCCTCCTCACGGCTCATAGATGTCGGCAGCAAAGAGATCTTAACGTCATCCCTTTCCGTACGGATCCGGTTAAGGATAGCGATCGCATCCGCCACATTTCCATTCGTCTCAATAATCGCCTCCGCTTTTGACAATAAGACATCCGCATATCTCAGTATGATATCATTGATATAAGACTGCCCGGAAGGAGGAAGCTTTGACTCATCCTGAATCCGATATTTACGGGTACTTAAATGTTTCAACCGATTACCGGCATGATTAAACGCACCTCCCGGATACAGGTAATTAGGGAAACGATAGCCCAAGAAATAAGAACCCGGAAGTACAG from Parabacteroides distasonis ATCC 8503 includes these protein-coding regions:
- a CDS encoding sulfatase family protein — translated: MKLISNIISVLAFSGAAVATQAAERPNVIIVFIDDFGYGDLGCYGSTKHRTPHIDQMAKEGIRLTDFYVGSSVSTPSRSALLTGCYPRRVSMHVNADPTPLMSKGRQVLFPASHKGLNPGEITIAELMKEQGYATACIGKWHLGDQLPFLPTRQGFDYYYGIPYSNDMDRPYCPLPLMEQEEVIVAPVGHDSLTIRYTNKTVEFIKSHKESPFFIYLCHNMTHNPLAASPAFKGKSQNGLYGDATEELDWSMGVLLETLKEEGLDQNTLIIFTSDNGADEHFGGTNRPLRGQKGTTYEGGFRVPCIMRWPAKIPAGQETDNLVTSMDFLPTLAHYCSYAVPSDRVIDGHNVSGILEGESMASPTETFYYYQKQQLQAVRWGNWKYHLPLKERIKGPHFPDTEVGEARLYNLANDLSETTNVIDKHPEVVTKMNQWIEQVRSDMGDWGYEGRNQRPAGIIDEPFPRLLK